In the Leptospiraceae bacterium genome, one interval contains:
- a CDS encoding dehydrogenase: MGKVKNWQISREMEYPYEGKRPKKQVAYIFDTNKCIECQTCSIACKTTWTSGQGQENMFWNNVETKPYGFYPIAWDVNGLKNLGEQTWKGEEYSGKTIFENAPQGERVQGYLPEQKDYAHPNIGEDEITQSIEKGAFFQGIHKTWMFYLARICNHCTYPACLAACPRKAIYKRDEDGVVLVDQSRCNGYRECVKACPYKKTFYNMITRTSEKCIACFPLLERGEQPRCVQTCIGKIRMQGWLSKPEEAKEDNPLDYIVHIKKAALPLYPQYGTEPNVYYIPPVHVPKDFLKQMFGPNCDKAVEIYRNIKSDPKLLGAFLLFGNTPYIITKYKVENEEAIGYNESGKEVVRVPFTEPFFERPYFDKKENVYRHNVL; encoded by the coding sequence ATGGGAAAAGTAAAAAATTGGCAAATATCCAGAGAAATGGAATACCCTTACGAAGGGAAAAGACCTAAAAAACAAGTAGCGTATATTTTTGATACAAACAAATGTATTGAATGTCAGACTTGCTCTATTGCTTGTAAGACTACTTGGACTTCTGGGCAAGGACAAGAAAATATGTTTTGGAATAACGTAGAGACTAAGCCTTACGGATTTTATCCGATTGCTTGGGATGTGAATGGGTTAAAAAATCTCGGCGAGCAGACTTGGAAGGGAGAAGAGTACTCAGGAAAAACAATTTTTGAAAATGCTCCTCAAGGCGAAAGAGTACAAGGTTATTTACCAGAGCAAAAAGATTATGCCCATCCAAATATCGGAGAAGACGAAATAACTCAAAGCATAGAAAAAGGTGCTTTTTTCCAAGGAATTCATAAAACCTGGATGTTTTATCTTGCAAGAATTTGTAATCATTGTACATACCCTGCGTGTCTTGCGGCTTGCCCAAGAAAAGCAATTTATAAAAGGGACGAAGACGGTGTAGTATTAGTCGATCAAAGCAGGTGTAACGGTTACAGAGAGTGCGTAAAGGCCTGTCCTTATAAAAAAACTTTTTATAATATGATTACTCGTACTTCAGAAAAATGTATCGCTTGTTTTCCTCTTTTAGAAAGGGGAGAGCAGCCAAGGTGTGTTCAAACTTGTATAGGTAAAATTCGTATGCAAGGTTGGTTATCTAAACCAGAAGAAGCAAAAGAAGATAACCCCCTTGATTACATTGTACATATTAAAAAAGCTGCACTCCCACTCTACCCACAGTATGGGACAGAGCCTAACGTATATTATATTCCACCTGTCCATGTTCCAAAAGATTTTTTAAAACAAATGTTTGGTCCAAATTGTGATAAGGCAGTTGAGATTTACAGAAACATAAAATCCGATCCAAAGTTACTCGGTGCATTTTTACTTTTTGGAAATACCCCGTACATAATCACTAAGTATAAAGTCGAAAATGAGGAAGCAATTGGCTATAACGAAAGTGGAAAAGAGGTAGTTAGAGTTCCGTTTACAGAGCCATTCTTTGAGCGCCCGTATTTTGATAAAAAAGAAAATGTATATAGGCATAATGTACTATAA
- a CDS encoding molybdopterin-dependent oxidoreductase, producing the protein MNTKSKSKNKETKLPRTSFLKGAALLGASAFLSKCKDKGDMFDYLKPLDHANPLTGYPNRGWEKHYRNLFDYDSTFHFLCAPNDTHNCLLTAYVKNGVTVRIGPSFGFGKATDIYGNKASHRWDPRCCQKGLALARRVYGDRRCKEPMVRKGFMDWVKSNFERDLNTKAVPAKYLNRGRDSWVKVSWEEALDLEAKALENIAKTYTGEEGKKALLSQGYDPAMVEEMKGAGIRTIKLRGGMPALGITRIHAQYRLANMFALLDSKIRNVGPDKAVGATGWDNYTWHTDLPPGHPMVTGHQTNDFDLVNTEYSNFIISWGMNWITTKMPDSHWLTEARMKGAKVAVIAAEYSATCSKADYALVVRPGTTPALALGFCYHIIKEKKFNPEYVKKYTDFPFLVRMDNLEMLKASDLDKNHKNASIQNYIQVLKKDETLPPPIKQKSPIVSEELREEWGDFLVWDTKTKKAVVATRDNYGKEFEKLGVDAALDGSFKVKLADGKEIEVKPVFELLKNYILDNCDPESTSKITWAPVEGIKAIANEIINNKGKTLFAMGMGPNQFFNSDLKDRAVFLLAALTENVGQMGGNVGSYAGNYRWGFMSGLGNYTMEDPFNINFNGAAPSKIKRYWKAESVHYWNHGDKILRMGNEILTGKTHIPVPTKAIHVANSNSLIGNVKGHYDVVMNTLPKTEFLAVNEWWWTASCEYADIVFPVDSWAEFKHPDMTISVTNPFLYVFPRTPMERIYNTRSDIEVAAGLGKAFAKMTNDDRFEDYWKYVHKNKVGVYLQRILDTSNATKGYNFDDLEAKAKKGIPALLMSRTYPKFSSYEQMKENKPFYTKTGRLEFYRGEKEFIDSGENIPVYREPIDSTFYEPNVIVSKPNPAIRPRTPESYGVSSSKLDADSRQARHVVKPWGSVEGTRHPLTSQGFKFIFHTPKYRHGAHTTPIDTDIIAVWFGPFGDMHRRDKRMPFVTEAYMDINPSDAKSLGIEDGDYIYIDADPHDRPFMGWQNRKEEYEVARLLCRARYYNGTPKGVTRMWHNMYGSTFGSIKGAKTRADGLAKSPDTGYQSMFRGGSHQSATRGWLKPTWMTDSLVRKDIAGQKIGKGFEPDVHCPTGAPRESFVKITKAENGGMDGKGLWRLAAQKLRPSYESAELLKYIKGGYIR; encoded by the coding sequence ATGAATACAAAATCTAAATCAAAAAATAAAGAAACAAAACTACCCAGAACAAGCTTTTTGAAAGGAGCTGCACTACTTGGAGCATCTGCTTTCCTTTCAAAGTGTAAAGATAAGGGAGATATGTTCGATTATCTAAAACCATTAGACCATGCCAATCCATTGACAGGCTACCCGAATAGAGGTTGGGAAAAACACTACAGAAATTTATTTGATTATGATTCTACGTTTCATTTCCTTTGCGCCCCAAACGATACACACAATTGTCTTTTGACCGCTTATGTAAAAAATGGAGTAACAGTAAGGATAGGTCCAAGTTTTGGTTTTGGAAAGGCAACTGACATTTATGGAAATAAGGCCTCTCATAGATGGGATCCAAGGTGTTGTCAAAAGGGATTAGCACTTGCTCGAAGGGTTTATGGAGATAGAAGATGCAAGGAGCCAATGGTCAGAAAAGGTTTTATGGACTGGGTCAAATCAAACTTTGAAAGAGATCTGAATACTAAGGCAGTTCCCGCAAAGTACCTAAATAGAGGAAGAGACTCTTGGGTCAAAGTAAGTTGGGAAGAGGCTTTGGACTTAGAAGCAAAAGCTCTTGAAAATATCGCAAAGACTTACACGGGTGAGGAAGGCAAAAAAGCACTACTTTCGCAAGGTTATGATCCTGCTATGGTAGAAGAAATGAAAGGTGCAGGAATTAGAACAATTAAGCTAAGAGGTGGTATGCCTGCGCTCGGTATCACTCGAATCCATGCACAGTACAGACTTGCAAATATGTTTGCATTACTCGACTCTAAAATTAGAAATGTAGGTCCTGATAAAGCAGTAGGTGCAACAGGCTGGGATAATTATACATGGCACACAGATTTACCACCAGGGCATCCTATGGTAACAGGGCATCAAACAAATGACTTCGATTTAGTAAACACTGAATATTCTAACTTTATAATCAGTTGGGGTATGAACTGGATTACCACTAAGATGCCTGACTCTCATTGGCTTACAGAAGCAAGGATGAAGGGAGCAAAAGTTGCTGTGATTGCTGCTGAATATAGCGCAACATGCTCAAAAGCAGACTATGCGTTAGTTGTAAGACCTGGAACAACTCCTGCACTTGCGCTTGGATTTTGCTACCATATAATTAAAGAAAAAAAATTCAACCCTGAATATGTTAAAAAATATACGGACTTTCCGTTTTTAGTAAGAATGGATAATCTAGAAATGTTGAAAGCAAGTGATTTAGATAAAAATCACAAAAATGCTTCTATTCAAAACTATATACAAGTATTGAAAAAAGACGAGACTCTTCCTCCACCCATAAAGCAAAAATCCCCTATTGTATCTGAAGAATTACGAGAAGAATGGGGAGACTTTTTAGTATGGGATACAAAAACCAAAAAAGCAGTAGTTGCTACCAGAGACAACTACGGAAAAGAATTTGAAAAACTTGGAGTAGATGCAGCTTTGGACGGAAGTTTCAAGGTAAAACTTGCAGATGGAAAAGAAATCGAAGTAAAGCCTGTGTTTGAATTGTTAAAAAACTATATTTTAGATAATTGCGACCCGGAAAGTACATCTAAAATCACTTGGGCTCCTGTTGAAGGAATTAAAGCAATTGCAAATGAAATTATAAACAACAAAGGCAAAACTTTATTTGCAATGGGTATGGGTCCAAACCAATTTTTTAATAGCGATTTAAAAGACAGGGCAGTTTTTCTTTTAGCTGCCTTGACTGAAAACGTAGGGCAGATGGGGGGTAACGTAGGCAGCTATGCTGGAAACTATAGATGGGGGTTTATGAGTGGTCTTGGAAATTATACTATGGAAGACCCATTCAATATTAATTTCAACGGAGCAGCACCATCTAAGATCAAGCGTTATTGGAAGGCAGAATCAGTTCACTATTGGAATCACGGCGATAAAATTCTTAGAATGGGAAATGAAATTCTTACCGGAAAAACTCATATTCCTGTGCCTACAAAAGCGATCCACGTAGCGAACAGTAACTCTTTAATTGGAAACGTAAAAGGACACTACGATGTTGTGATGAATACCCTTCCTAAGACCGAATTTTTAGCGGTAAACGAATGGTGGTGGACTGCATCTTGTGAATATGCAGATATTGTTTTTCCTGTTGATAGCTGGGCAGAATTTAAGCACCCAGACATGACAATATCTGTAACGAATCCATTTTTGTATGTGTTCCCTAGAACTCCAATGGAAAGAATTTACAACACTAGGTCGGACATAGAGGTTGCGGCAGGTCTTGGAAAAGCTTTTGCAAAAATGACTAATGACGATAGGTTTGAGGATTATTGGAAGTATGTACATAAAAATAAGGTAGGAGTTTACTTACAAAGAATTTTAGATACAAGTAACGCTACAAAAGGATACAACTTTGACGATTTAGAAGCTAAGGCTAAAAAAGGAATTCCTGCACTTTTAATGTCTAGAACTTATCCTAAATTCAGCTCTTATGAGCAGATGAAAGAAAACAAACCTTTTTATACTAAAACAGGTAGGCTGGAATTTTATAGAGGAGAGAAGGAATTTATAGATAGTGGGGAAAATATCCCAGTTTACAGAGAACCAATTGACTCTACTTTTTATGAGCCGAATGTGATTGTATCTAAGCCTAATCCTGCAATCAGACCCAGAACTCCCGAAAGCTATGGGGTTAGCTCAAGTAAGTTAGATGCAGATTCCAGACAAGCTCGCCACGTAGTTAAACCTTGGGGAAGTGTAGAAGGCACGAGACACCCTCTTACAAGCCAGGGCTTTAAGTTTATATTCCATACACCAAAATACAGACACGGAGCCCACACTACTCCAATTGACACAGATATAATTGCAGTATGGTTTGGGCCTTTTGGAGATATGCACAGAAGAGACAAAAGAATGCCTTTTGTTACTGAAGCGTATATGGATATAAATCCATCAGATGCCAAGTCACTTGGAATTGAAGATGGAGACTACATATATATAGATGCAGACCCACACGACAGGCCGTTTATGGGTTGGCAAAACAGAAAAGAAGAGTACGAGGTTGCAAGGCTATTGTGTAGAGCAAGGTACTACAACGGAACTCCTAAAGGAGTTACCCGTATGTGGCACAATATGTATGGCTCTACTTTTGGTAGTATAAAAGGTGCAAAAACAAGGGCAGATGGTCTTGCAAAAAGTCCAGACACGGGTTACCAGTCCATGTTCCGTGGCGGTTCTCACCAGAGTGCTACAAGAGGTTGGCTAAAACCTACTTGGATGACAGACAGTCTTGTTAGAAAAGATATTGCAGGTCAAAAAATCGGAAAAGGTTTCGAGCCTGATGTTCATTGTCCTACCGGCGCACCAAGGGAGTCTTTTGTCAAAATTACCAAAGCAGAAAATGGAGGCATGGATGGAAAAGGATTATGGAGACTTGCAGCACAAAAACTAAGACCAAGCTATGAAAGTGCTGAATTGTTAAAATATATCAAAGGTGGATACATCCGTTAG
- a CDS encoding DUF1564 family protein: MNPEKFERTQSSLLIPEKYMDEFNSRTETISREDYLHELLERYRNVLLWRTFEKLDCVKTVYQEEGQNLQKKNFRPENADWIELGEFAQWLGISRTALFTLLLLLDIAGWDIIIPTKFYDFGVPPKVSSIAVGVYLSKRKTIRYNRLIRHKEGVGNFV; this comes from the coding sequence ATGAATCCGGAAAAATTTGAGCGAACTCAATCAAGTTTACTCATTCCAGAAAAATATATGGATGAGTTTAATTCGAGGACTGAAACTATTTCGAGAGAGGATTACTTGCATGAGTTATTGGAGAGATACAGGAATGTGTTACTTTGGCGGACTTTTGAAAAGTTAGATTGTGTGAAGACGGTGTATCAGGAAGAAGGGCAAAATCTTCAGAAGAAGAACTTTCGTCCTGAGAATGCAGATTGGATTGAATTGGGAGAATTTGCTCAATGGCTCGGTATTTCCAGAACGGCTCTTTTTACTCTTCTTTTGTTGCTTGACATTGCCGGATGGGACATAATCATCCCTACCAAGTTCTATGACTTTGGAGTTCCACCCAAGGTCAGTTCGATTGCGGTAGGAGTTTACCTCTCCAAGAGAAAAACCATACGATACAATAGGTTGATACGACATAAGGAGGGTGTAGGAAATTTTGTGTAA
- the groL gene encoding chaperonin GroEL (60 kDa chaperone family; promotes refolding of misfolded polypeptides especially under stressful conditions; forms two stacked rings of heptamers to form a barrel-shaped 14mer; ends can be capped by GroES; misfolded proteins enter the barrel where they are refolded when GroES binds), giving the protein MAKVLEYDEEARRKLLAGVNKLANAVKVTLGPKGRNVVIDKKFGSPTITKDGVTVAKEVELEDPIENMGAQMVKEVSTKTNDVAGDGTTTATILAQAIVTEGLKNVTAGANPMELKHGIDKAVASAVDYIKKKAVKIDKKQDIANVASISANNDKEIGNLIADAMDKVGKDGVITVEEAKSIETTLDVVEGMQFDRGYVSPYMVTDAESMTATLNDPFILIYDKKIASMKDLLPVLEKVAQSGRPLLIIAEEVEGEALATIVVNTLRKTISCVAVKAPGFGDRRKAMLEDIAILTGGQVISEDLGMKLENADIKTLGKAKKVVIDKENSTIIEGAGSSKDIQGRIGQIKKQIEDTTSEYDREKLQERLAKLAGGVAVIHVGAATEVEMKEKKARVEDALSATRSAVEEGIVAGGGLTLLRAQEAVKGLKLEGDEATGSKIILRALEEPIRMITNNAGLEGSVIVDEARRKDANIGYNALTMVWEDLIKAGVVDPAKVVRTALQNAASIGSMILTTEVTITEKPEADKGGGGMPGGMGGMGGMGGMGGMM; this is encoded by the coding sequence ATGGCTAAAGTATTAGAATACGATGAAGAAGCACGCAGAAAATTATTGGCTGGGGTCAATAAACTGGCAAATGCAGTAAAAGTTACACTCGGTCCAAAAGGACGTAATGTGGTAATTGATAAAAAATTCGGATCACCTACAATCACTAAAGACGGAGTGACTGTTGCTAAAGAAGTAGAGTTGGAAGACCCAATTGAAAATATGGGTGCTCAGATGGTTAAAGAAGTTTCCACGAAAACAAACGATGTTGCAGGAGACGGAACTACTACAGCTACAATTCTTGCACAAGCAATCGTAACAGAAGGCTTGAAAAACGTAACCGCAGGGGCTAACCCTATGGAGCTCAAGCATGGAATCGACAAAGCGGTTGCATCAGCTGTTGACTACATCAAGAAAAAAGCGGTCAAAATTGATAAAAAGCAAGATATAGCAAACGTAGCATCTATTTCTGCAAACAACGATAAAGAGATCGGAAACTTAATCGCAGATGCAATGGATAAAGTCGGAAAAGATGGAGTAATTACCGTTGAAGAAGCTAAGTCGATCGAAACTACCTTAGACGTTGTAGAGGGAATGCAATTCGATAGAGGGTATGTTTCTCCTTATATGGTAACTGATGCAGAAAGTATGACTGCTACTCTGAATGACCCATTCATCCTAATCTATGACAAGAAAATTGCATCTATGAAAGATCTTCTTCCTGTACTCGAAAAAGTTGCTCAAAGTGGAAGACCTCTTCTCATAATTGCAGAAGAAGTAGAAGGTGAGGCACTTGCAACGATCGTTGTAAATACTCTCAGAAAAACTATTTCTTGTGTTGCAGTAAAAGCACCGGGGTTTGGCGATAGAAGAAAAGCAATGCTTGAAGATATTGCAATTCTTACAGGCGGACAAGTTATTTCTGAAGACCTCGGAATGAAACTTGAAAATGCAGATATAAAAACCCTCGGTAAAGCTAAGAAAGTAGTTATTGATAAAGAGAATTCTACAATCATCGAAGGAGCAGGCTCTTCCAAAGATATTCAAGGTAGAATCGGACAAATCAAAAAACAAATCGAAGATACTACCTCTGAATACGATAGAGAAAAGCTTCAAGAAAGATTAGCGAAACTTGCAGGTGGTGTTGCAGTAATCCATGTAGGTGCAGCTACTGAAGTAGAGATGAAAGAAAAAAAAGCAAGAGTAGAAGATGCGTTATCTGCAACTCGCTCTGCTGTTGAAGAAGGAATTGTAGCCGGTGGAGGATTAACTTTACTTCGTGCTCAAGAAGCAGTTAAAGGACTAAAACTTGAAGGCGATGAAGCAACCGGTTCTAAAATTATCCTTAGAGCACTCGAAGAGCCTATTCGAATGATCACTAACAATGCAGGTCTTGAAGGCTCTGTAATTGTTGACGAGGCAAGAAGAAAAGACGCTAACATTGGGTACAATGCACTTACCATGGTTTGGGAAGACCTTATCAAAGCCGGTGTAGTGGATCCTGCAAAAGTTGTAAGAACTGCATTGCAAAACGCGGCATCTATCGGCTCCATGATTCTCACAACTGAGGTAACTATCACCGAAAAACCCGAAGCTGACAAGGGTGGTGGTGGAATGCCAGGAGGAATGGGTGGCATGGGAGGAATGGGCGGTATGGGTGGAATGATGTAG
- the groES gene encoding co-chaperone GroES — MMAIKPLGDRVLVEPKSESEEKIGSIFVPDTAKEKPQEGKVVEIGSGKYEDGKLIPLEVKVGDTVLYGKYSGTEVKQSGKEYLIIRESDILAVIK, encoded by the coding sequence ATTATGGCGATTAAACCATTAGGTGATAGAGTATTAGTAGAGCCTAAGTCTGAATCTGAAGAAAAAATCGGAAGTATTTTCGTTCCCGACACTGCAAAAGAAAAACCTCAAGAAGGAAAAGTTGTAGAGATTGGAAGCGGAAAATACGAGGACGGAAAACTAATACCTCTTGAAGTAAAAGTTGGAGATACAGTTCTCTATGGTAAATATTCCGGAACAGAAGTTAAACAAAGCGGAAAAGAATATCTCATTATCCGTGAAAGCGACATTCTCGCAGTCATCAAATAG
- a CDS encoding 1-acyl-sn-glycerol-3-phosphate acyltransferase — MDYFFSLLTTGRIKLKSNSMSEQFVPPIFDVPTLWTADMLYPFLLKSVFNITDIQVSDKDKEMLRSLRNNKLIYFSNHPTHAEPAIAFRVANIMGSRFNYMATRHVFNWGSGAIGHFIKRLGAFSVLAGANDRDSIKMARSILSSQKGKLVIYPEGMTDGENDNLLPFMPGAIQIGFWGYEDAKKLDSNTDIIILPSFVKYTINGSSEWIQNELSNSIARIENALSFDPGNRNLLRRYLAIGKVLLEKAEKDYSIKETSSNDYEYRIGRVRHAILDSVANRYNIKNYDKSKDAISKIRHLFTVIESIEAGFPSKDLEGLSKRELAEAKKEVQKAYDFIVVKREYLLSYPSPERFFEWLVRFESIVFGKSENRSRTARVLFAKPFGLSEYYNKYKENKKATVEELTLRLRNDLEKLMREGIRFTSPIVQPNDVGND, encoded by the coding sequence ATGGATTATTTTTTCTCTTTATTGACTACAGGAAGGATAAAATTAAAATCAAATAGTATGAGTGAACAATTTGTCCCACCAATTTTTGATGTGCCTACACTTTGGACGGCAGATATGCTGTATCCATTCTTGTTGAAAAGCGTTTTCAATATCACAGATATTCAGGTCTCCGATAAAGACAAAGAAATGCTTCGTTCTCTTAGAAATAATAAATTGATTTATTTTAGCAATCACCCAACCCATGCGGAGCCTGCTATAGCCTTTCGGGTTGCAAATATTATGGGGTCTAGATTCAATTACATGGCTACAAGACACGTTTTTAATTGGGGTTCTGGTGCAATTGGACATTTTATTAAGCGACTTGGTGCTTTTTCTGTACTTGCTGGAGCAAACGATAGAGATTCAATCAAAATGGCTAGATCGATTCTGTCTTCTCAAAAAGGGAAGTTAGTTATTTATCCTGAAGGAATGACGGATGGTGAAAATGATAACCTTTTACCTTTTATGCCGGGTGCGATTCAAATTGGTTTTTGGGGTTATGAAGATGCAAAAAAATTAGATTCGAATACTGATATAATCATCCTTCCCTCTTTTGTAAAATACACAATCAATGGAAGCTCTGAGTGGATTCAAAATGAGCTGTCAAATTCAATTGCCAGAATTGAGAATGCTTTAAGTTTTGATCCCGGAAATAGAAATCTACTTAGGCGTTATCTTGCGATAGGAAAGGTACTTCTAGAAAAAGCTGAAAAAGATTATTCAATCAAAGAAACTTCTTCAAATGATTATGAGTATAGAATTGGTAGAGTGCGTCATGCGATATTGGATAGTGTCGCAAATCGGTATAATATTAAAAATTACGATAAATCAAAAGACGCTATCTCAAAAATTCGTCACCTGTTTACGGTGATTGAATCTATAGAGGCAGGATTTCCAAGTAAAGATTTAGAAGGACTTTCTAAAAGAGAATTAGCCGAGGCAAAAAAAGAAGTCCAAAAAGCTTATGACTTCATTGTAGTCAAACGAGAATATTTATTGTCGTACCCTTCACCGGAAAGATTTTTTGAATGGCTTGTTCGATTTGAAAGTATTGTATTCGGTAAATCTGAAAACAGATCTCGTACTGCAAGAGTCTTATTTGCGAAACCTTTTGGGCTTTCTGAGTATTACAATAAATATAAAGAGAATAAAAAAGCTACAGTAGAAGAGCTTACACTTAGGCTAAGAAACGATTTAGAAAAGTTAATGCGAGAAGGAATTCGGTTTACCTCACCAATTGTACAACCAAATGATGTAGGCAATGATTAA
- a CDS encoding alpha/beta hydrolase: MKHKSFIFDSHSLSYIDFEGNFEKTILLTHANGYSSECYLYILEELAKDFRVIALDFTGHGKSEPSLNFESWYYFRDEILELINHESLENVIGIGHSLGGASLLLAASKKPSSFSKVIALDPVILDFYRILYVKVFGGPLAKTSKNRRRKFKSIEFVRKAFKKFPAFSKWDNRVFEDYLKSCFRVNGSDIELCCDPEIETKIFNMSNFSTLFKFSKIKTETHLIYPKKYEVCPPNTAKKIIRGNPNSSITVIDEATHFFPFEIPDWTLKKIKSLV, from the coding sequence ATGAAGCACAAATCATTTATTTTTGATTCTCATTCACTGTCCTACATAGATTTTGAAGGGAATTTTGAAAAAACAATTCTACTCACTCATGCAAACGGTTACAGCTCTGAATGCTATTTGTATATTTTGGAAGAATTAGCGAAAGACTTTCGGGTCATAGCCCTTGATTTTACGGGACACGGAAAATCCGAGCCTTCTTTAAACTTTGAAAGTTGGTACTATTTTAGAGATGAAATTTTAGAACTGATAAATCATGAGTCTTTGGAAAACGTTATTGGAATCGGCCATTCTCTCGGAGGTGCCTCTCTTTTACTCGCTGCGTCCAAAAAGCCAAGCTCATTTTCAAAAGTAATTGCTCTTGATCCGGTAATACTCGATTTTTATAGAATATTGTATGTTAAAGTTTTTGGAGGGCCGCTTGCAAAAACTTCTAAAAATAGAAGGCGAAAATTTAAAAGTATAGAATTTGTAAGAAAGGCTTTCAAGAAATTTCCAGCCTTTTCAAAATGGGATAACCGAGTGTTTGAAGATTATCTAAAATCTTGCTTTAGAGTGAATGGATCAGATATCGAGCTTTGTTGTGATCCTGAAATTGAAACTAAAATTTTCAACATGTCTAATTTTTCTACATTGTTTAAATTTTCAAAAATTAAAACAGAAACGCATTTGATCTATCCAAAAAAATACGAAGTCTGTCCCCCAAATACTGCAAAGAAAATAATTAGAGGAAACCCAAATTCTTCGATTACAGTAATAGACGAAGCAACACATTTTTTTCCGTTTGAAATTCCGGATTGGACATTAAAAAAAATAAAAAGCCTTGTTTGA